CACACTAAAATGGCAACTGGAAGTGatagggaagaaaggagagaagtgAGACAGGTGGTGAAAGTCTTAAGGTCAGCGCAGTTCTTTgtgtttatatgtgtgtgtgtgtgtacttgtGCAGCATGTAAGCATATATTTGTACAGCTATGGCTGTTGTGGTTTGTacttttaacatctttatatgTGTTCCCTCTTTTACATCAGTCCAATTTCTGATTTCAATTTTCTggaattcttttttcctgtgatgtCCATCTATGTTTGTACCAAAGGTACTTCAGACAGCTTCCTGTGTTTACCTGTAACAGATGATAGTACACAAACCATTACGCACCTACCGCTAGGTGTGCTTGCCTCTGTGTATATTTATGTACAAAGGTGTGGGCTTAAGAGGCAAGTCTTGTTATCCTGCATGCTTGAATGCCTCAGGGTATTAGGGGATGCAGTTTATAATACAGCATAAGTCATCTGCTAGGAGAACATTTCCTAAAAAGCATGTGCATGCATGGAATAGCTCAGCAGTGTGAGCATCAGAGATATGGCTGGCAGCCTTTAGCACTGTATGAGGCCTTCCTGTGCTGCTCTTTGATGTCATACCTACGTAAACCTCTCCCTTTGCATTTGATCATTCAAGTGCTTTTGAATGGACAGGACCCATTCCAGAGCTACTGAAAACTGAGGGATTTGTGTGTGCTTGCACACATGCACTCAGTTTCACTCCTTGGCTTTCAAGACAAACAGCTTAATTCTGCTTAATCCCAAAATGGCTTCTCTGGTCTCTCCATTTCTAGTGCCCATGATGGCAAGGCATCACCTTCCTCATGGCTTTTCTGGCAGCCAGGGCAAAGTGCCATGTGCAGGAGCACCCTGAGGTCCCTTGGCTTATCTTGGGGGCTTTGACTGAATGCCTCTCACCATCTTGGTGGTGGGGCAGTCAAAAGTGGGCTTCTGGGTTAGCCAGACCCTGCTAAGCAGCAATGCACAGGAGAATttcactgtgtgttttctgtaacTCCCAATTAACTTCTCCTGGGACTGCCTGGGGAACTCTTTTAGTACCCACTCGTACACACTGTGCTGTGAGTTGACCTTTTGTAATTCAAACCTTGTAGCTTTGATCAGTGTCTTGAAAGCACAGGGGACAGATTAAAGGACATAATGCAGGTGAAGAGGCAGTCTCGTGAGTAAGCAGAGCCTCTCTACGTGGTCTGATTGCATTTCTGGCTCCCTAGAGACAAGAAACCCCAAACATTTTCAGGCCGGCAAAAGCCAAGTGCAGTAAGATCCTTGCCAGGGTTAGAAAAGCAATACACAGGCAAGCTCATGTTTTGGTTCCTCTCAGTTAAAAAACAGCATGTTTGTATCTCTCTGGGACCTTTCTTGAGTTGTAGGCATTTGTAGCAGTTTGAGTGTAGACATGGACAGAGATAACTAAAGAAGGAAAGCATTctggagggaaaggaagcaaGGCTGCCTCGAGGAGTCCCAAGGCATgggaagttttatttctttaagtgcATTATTCTGCTCTTTGATCCTAATTGACCAGAAGTTTCTAGATCCTTTGCTTTTGGCAGACAGACTCGAGCAGTGCAGACTGTGTTACACTGTCGTGTTACACTGTCCAATTGCTGATTTTACTGTGTCCCAGATAAAATCATTTCCAGGATGGAGGCGGTGTTTCAGTTTCCAGGTTTGTTCCGTTCACAGCTTTGGCTGAAAGTGAATTGCCCACCTCTGGGGGATGCTGTCTGTAGGGTACTGCCAAGGTTTCACTTTGTGAAGTTTCCTGTCCAGTTTCTGAACACGGCTTTTCTATTTCCCTGTGTTTCTCCAAGGCAGGTAACACACCTCTGCACCTGGCCTGCCAGAACAGCCATTCCCAGAGCACACGTGTCTTACTTCTCGGAGGATCTCGAGCAGATCTCAAGAACAATGTGAGTCCAGTTTCAGAGAGCTTTCCCCCTATTTTGTAAGGGATGATGAAGGAATGCAGCCCTCTAGGTGGAAGCCAGGCTATTGTGTCCCCACTGAGTAGCAGTATGGTGGCAGAGGAGTGCGTGGGGctctctctgctcccagctgtgggAGACCCTCTGaagctcagctccagccctccTACCTACATTCTTCACTGTGTGTAACACTGGGTGGGGTTTCCAAATCACACTTTGGATTTGGGATGCAGGAGAGCAGATCTTGTGTAAGAATCTGAGTGCAGAGCTTCATAATTCCAGCTTTTCTCATCAGATAGACAAAGTGTGGTGCCTGCAGCCCCTGTTCCCCAGCTATTGTTCCCCAGCTTTGTGCTGAAGAGAAGACAGCATTGCTGCTCAGTGGAGATGTTGTGTTTGCTCCTTTTTGATTTAATGGGTTTATTTCTTTGCTGAGCACCCTGATGAGCACAGGCTTTCATTCTGCAGTGACATGCTTAGcgctttgtttctgtttgcaggCAGGAGATACCTGTCTGCATGTGGCTGCTCGCTACAATCACTTGCCCATCGTTagggtgctgctcagtgctttctgttctgtCCATGAAAAGAACCAGGTCAGTGCATGAATTTCATTGCCACGCTGTTCCCTTTGCCTGTGGCTCCTTGTTGGAAAGAGGGATCCCTGCCCTcactgtgtgtgttttaatgTGCTGCCCCGTGCCTGAGCTTCCAACAGAGCTTAAAAAAAGTGGTTTCTTATTTTGCCATCACAtttgcatcttttctttcaagcatttcttatttctgaggTTCTACAAAGGTGTGTTGGGGCAGAAAAGGGTGAGAGGACACAGGGTAATGTGGGGCGAGGGGATGGCAGTCTTGAATCCTTAccagctctgtgcagaacaAGATGGGCACGGGGCTCAGCCACATCATGGGGCCATGttcctcccccttccccagATGGTGAGGATGTCGAAGTCATCATAGAGACATCATGTTGCAGTGCTCACTGATGGTCAGCTGCCACAGAAGAGCATATTTCTTTGCAATACTTGGCTACCTTTTGCAGTAGAAGGAATTAAGGATACAGAAGGGTGAGGGAAAAGTATGCTTTAAATTCAAAGTAATGATCCATCTAACCTAGGATTAATCGTCCGTGGTTGTTTTGTAGGGAAGTAATTGATCACTGTACCTACAGCATAAGCTATTTGGGTGGTATTAAATCTGGTAAATAAATAGATGATGTGGTGCTTATTCTTGGGAGATTTTCCATATACAATTGAGGACCATAAAGATATATTCTGATTTGTAcctttacttttgttttgtagGTACCAGATAGTTACAGCAAACAAAATGGGCTTCATTGTGTCAGATTTGCTGTGtaattttatttggattttgtttttttttttaacttgcacACTTAAGACAACTGGTGTGAGCCTAGTGCAGGGCGATGCCACTTCCCCCATTCCTCCATACCACCTTGGGTTGTTCTGTGTCTACATACCTGATGGGTGGACAGTGGACATGCCAGGAGAGGCAGTAAGGcttttgctgctctgtgaggGGATAGGGATATGCCAGTCATTTCTTGAAGCCaagctgcagggcagagggTGCAGGAGGGCATCATGTGCACAGGCACGGCCTCCCTTTGACGGATGCTGGCTCTGCTGTCTGAACCCAATCACCACAGTCTTCACCTCAGTACACAGGAACAGAGCCAGGCTCTGTGTGAGCGCTGGGCCTGTATTGCCTCCTGGCTGTATTCCAAAGCCTGTTTTTCTTGGTGGACCTTACAAAGAGAAACCCAAGCATGTCCCTGCTGTTAATTATCCCATTATTTTTGAGTAACATGATACACAACCACCTGCGAGAGCCGACTGATTGGTCCTGCAGAAGGTGCCGTATGTACTTGCCGgggtgcagcagagctgtctcCAGGTTTGGTTGAAACAGATGTGCCGCACACCCTCCTGCCCcctccttccagctctgcacTTCTGTGGACCAGGCCTCACTGAGGCTCCATCATCATGCTGACCTTAAGCATCCCTTGGGAAGCCAAGGGTTCTGTAGGCTGTGAGCTGCGGGTTTGCCAcgtgctgctttctgctttgtaactcacaggcaggagacacTGCGCTCCATGTGGCTGCGGCCCTGAACCACAGGAAAGTGGtcaagctgctgctggaggcagggGCTGACACATCAGTTGTCAACAATGTAAGTACGACGTGgaattgctttggttttttgtaTTAATGAAGACTCTTTTTAGTGCTGGTAGAAGATACTTGCACGTTGAATGAAATCTGGGTGAACGGAAGCAGAAAGTCACCTCACTTTTGCATGCAGCATGTGCTGACCTCAAGTGGAGAAGTCCTCCCCTAGAAGTGAAATGCTGTCCTTCTTCCTCTCAGGCAGGTCAGACCCCACTAGAGGTGGCCAGACAGCACAACAACCCCGAGGTTGCGCTCCTCCTCACCAAAGCTTCACAGGTACGTTGCAAATGTCTTCTGTAGGCAATAAGCTCTGGTTCCGACACAGGTGAGGCTGAGACATGCTCTGGGAATGGAGCACTTGGTCAAACATTGCGATCCTTTGCCTCAGGGCAGTGAGGTGCCTTGATGGTGTTTCACAGCCGTATATGTCAGCACTGCTTGGCCCATCAGTGTGGATCTGGGAGTGCTTTCTTCTTTACATGTTGCCTTTTAGTAGAGGTGACAGCAGGTCTGCTTTATTCCTTAGCTTCTGGTCAGGGAGAAGCATGATGGTATCTCTGAGTAATGGTGCTGTCTGCCTCCAGGTCTCGCGCTTCAACCGCGGAAGAAgcctgaggaagaagagggagaggctgaaggaggaaAGGCGAGCTCAGTCAGTACCACGGGATGAGGTGGTGCAGAGCAAGGTACGGCCTGGCATTACCGCTGCACCTCCAGCACAAAGGGAGCATGAACAAAACCCACTGGGACAAAATCTATTTGGCTTTGCCACTCATGgtagcagcagctctgtgtagGACAGCCTGATGAGTTTGCAGTGCTTTGCTTGTCAGTAAGATGCTGCAGGTTGGCAAATGGAAGAACACCCACCGTTTCCctgtttctgcctttcttttgcaCAGGGCAGTGTCTCAGCTGCTGACGACACGCAGAGCAGTGACCAGCCGGCACAGGGGAAGACTGAGCTGAAGGATGAGCCCCGGTCAACCTCCCCAGATCCCAAGGGGAAgaagggcaaaaagaaaaagccaaaagagAAGGTACTGGTAGATttaaagcagcagagagagaaaggatCATGGCTGAGTGCAGCTGTCCCTTTGGTGTGGTGTGAGCCAGGCCACCAGAGCTTCCATGCTCAGAGGCAGAGGTAGCCTGACAAAACTGGTTTCTGTTGGGGAAATCCTCTTGTTGAGGCTAACATTGAGGGTTTGTTATAAATCTGCCTGTTGTGACAAATACCTCCACTGTGCAGTCACTGCTGATGGATTTGTGTTGTAATCAGATTTTTGCTGCAGTTATCACAAAGGGTTTGTCCAGTTCCCACCAGGAATAGCTTACTAAAGGGCTGGTAATTAGGGAAAATGTTGTTGTGTGTTTTATACAGGTTTCCGCACTCTCAGACCCCATTTCCCCAGCTGACCAGCAGACACTCCCTCGGCCCCAGCAGAACTTGCCCAAGCGCAGAAGCAGACATCACTGCTCCTCTCCACCTGCTCCCCACGAGGTGCGGGCCTACCAGCTGTACACGCTGTACCGAGGGAAGGATGGGAAGGTGATGCAGGTGAGTGTGTTGTGCTCTCATAGGGATGTGCTGAGCAGCACCTCCAGTGGACGCAGTTAGGAGATCAGACGGCAAATGCTCTTCCTTCCAACTACATTTTCAAGGGCATGAGATAACCATagtggatttcttttccttgtttagGCGTCAAATGTACTTTGGCATGAAGTGTGGTAAACAACAAGCTGATTTCATGTACGCTAAGAAATAGCTCAtagtcattaaggttggaaaacacctctaagatcaactggtccaaccatcagcccatccctaccatgcccaccaaccacatccctcagtgccacatccaaacggttctTGAGCACCTGtagagatggtgactccaccacctccctgggcagcccatcccaaTGCTCTCAGTAAGTTTTTAGAGACAAGGTGTGAAACAGTGTTTGGGAATGGCACTGGAATctttatgttttgaaatattaaGATTTCTGCCAGGAAAGACAAAATTACTGTCACTTTtccattgaaaataaatgaaagcactgTGTGTGCACTGATGTTTCCTACCTAAACTCAGTGCTTGATTGCACTCGGTAcgttttgtttcagttcttcctgttcattgcagcgAGTCTTTGGGGATTCTAGGATTACCGGAGGCAGGAGCTGTACAGAAATTGGTTCACAGACAGGAGTAGCAGCTCAGGTGCATTTATTGAAGTTTAGAGATGGTTGTCTTactcagtgtattttatttggCAAATATTTaccagcacagaaacagcacagaatcaGAGAGCAGATTACTCTGTAGACATTGAAAACATTGTCCTCCTGTACCTCTGGGAGgtcttcctttcatttcatttgcttgttACATCCATccacagctgtttgttttcccttgctATACTTAAGAAGTTCAGCAGATTTTGCAGATGACTCAAGTCAGGTTTCAGAGGCTTTATTTGCCATGTTTTCCAGCATCTCGTTGTGTAACATGGGGGAAGTTTCCAGGCGAGGGCATTGTGGGATTATCCTAATGGCATGTATCAGGAAGGAGGGAGGACTTCTCTGATGCTAAAACAAGGATGTCCCTGCCCCAAGGACTGTATGGTGGGAAAATGAGCAGGTAGAAAAGTAGAAGGGAACAGATAAGACTTGTATACAAATCTGATCTATCAACAGAGACCTATTAGCATAGTACAGCTAGATTTCCTAGCAGCATTTCCTGAAATACATAACacttctttctccccttctttttaGCTTGTCTGTCATCTTTGATACCCTCAGGCTCTGAATAGCAAACAGAACTTCTTAAGTACATTTCTGAAGCTCCCTCTAGCACATCACGAACAACTCACCTTCCTCTACCCAGGGAACAGCCCTTGCTCTGTGAAATGGCACTGTAGGGccaaaagaaggaaggaggttCCATTGCAGTCAGATACATCAACAGCAGTTAGACTCCATACAGTTGAGTTTGCACTGACAGCAGGGTACAGGTCTGTGAGGTGATACCTTCTCATATGACACACAGTGCCACAGGATATATGATCTGGCCacactgctgcttgctgccccagcactgagaTTTGTTTGTAAGGATGAGACTAATCCTCTTCTAGTCTGTATTTCTCCAACTTAATGCACTGTTTGGTGAGCTGTAAGGTATTATCATGGTACAGAACAGCCCAGCGCTGACTACAGAAAGCAGTGGTAATGTTCCGAGTGCGCTGAGAGGACAGCAGGATGTAGCAAGCAAATGTTTTACTCCTTTCAGGCACCGATAAATGGATGTCGTTGTGAGCCCCTAATAAATAAACTGGAGAATCAGCTGGAGGCAACTGTGGAGGAGATAAAAGCCGAGTTTGGGACTGTACAAGACAAGATGAATATTAAGCTGGGCCAGATGGAAAGCAAAACTCAACATCAAGTAAGAATATGACCCACATGATTATTAGAAACATACCCTGAGTGTAAACAATATTTTCATTGTTGCGGTCCGctcattgctttttctgttgtaaaaATGAGGCTGAAATGTGATACTCAAGACCAGGGAACTGTGACATCCCACAGGCATCTAACATTGCAAGCCACGGTCttgagaaaaatgcatttaatggGTAAGTGGCTTCAGGTGCTTCTTTAGACAATAATCTTAAGACTGCTTGAGGCTCTGGGAGGGAAACTTAAAAGATCAGATGTTATCCTACAGCTGGTAGGTTCATAGTTGTAGAAATCCCTTTTGTTGAATTGCTTATGCTGATGTTCAAGATCCTTTAAATTATGTTTAATGTAACTTTTATTCATCAGATAATGTTGTGATTGAACCTTTCTGCAAGCCTGCAGTTGGCAACATTCCTGGAAATGAAGACTGAAAGGCAGAATGTGCTTTGACTTCCAAGGCTCACAGACggaggttttggttttttaacATGATCGCCTCAGCTGCATTGTGCTTTTCCCACAGCTCCGTGTTTTAGACAAGCTTATGGCTGAGCGGCTGTCTGCAGAGAGAACAGAGTGCCTTCAtcgcctgcagcagcacaccgagctggaaaaaacagagggagaaaagcGGCAGGTAGGGCTTGTGGTGCTGCTCATTGCTAGTTCACATGGAATGGCTTGAGAGCTATGTTCcagcaggcagagagaaaagagatttaTGCAGGTAGacaatgataggacaaggggaaatagctttaaaatgtGAGTAGATTGAGGTAAGATGTTAGGAAGGAATTCTTCACTcaagagggcagtgaggtgctggtacagtCTGCCTAGGaggctgtggtgccccatcactggagcCACTCAAGGCCAaattggatggggccctgggcagccggAGCTGGTGGGTGGACTCTGCCCACagaggggggttggaactgggagggctttgagatccctttcaacctcgtccattctatgatttatgtGATAAGCAAGTTCTTTTTATACGCTTGTTTAACCAACATTACAAGAGTAACTGTTCCAGTAGAGATCCAGCTCTTGTCCCTCTAGCTTCTACACAAACTCACCATTAAAACGGGGTGAGACCATTGTAATTATCTACTCCCACATacaatttgttttctcattaCCATGTTTCTTCTAAGAATTAAGAGGTCAATATGCTTTGTATGAGTAAAAGGTCATGACTTTTTGTAAGAGGGCTCTGTACACCTGTTGCAAGGTGGGCTGCTCTGACAATCTCAGAATATACTACTAATTAAGCTCCAAAGAGAAGTACTTAGCACATTTAAAAAACTTTAGTTTTTACTTTATAGTAGGACAGAGATGTATTATATTGACTTCTGTCTAAGCCGTTCAAGAAAGGCGCGATGTATCATGTGAATCAAAACTACCATTTAGTTGTATCACCTGCTCGTGTGCTGCTGGCTCTAACTGAAACTATGGAAAAACTGAGTTGGCCTTTTCTAAATGCATGGACTAAATAAATGTTCACGCACATAAGAGGTTCTGACCTAAACTCACAATTCCATGTGAATAATGGCGAGGAGAACTGCTCATTTCTAAAAGGATCGCTGGCAAATGCCTCCACAGCTGACACTTACTAAGCACCTTTGTAATTTAAAAGCTGTTAGTAACGTATCATTTAGCGTTGGACTCGCCTTTATCACCAAATGACTGAAGAGCAGAGGTTGGTATAACGCTGTGTCCTTGAAGTGTCTAATTTGAATTTCACTCTTAGAAAAATGGCAGCTCTGAGCATGTGATGGTGCTTGCACTTAGAAGGGCACCTTTGTGATTAAACAGGTCAGTCTTGACCAGAGGCCTTGTATTTGAATGGGCTTCTTTAAATGCAACTCTGAAAGGTGGTATCTTGGATTAAAGAGGTGCCTTTCATTAGCAAATGCGTAGCTTCTCATCTTTCCTGATTTGCAGCCCTCTAATTACTCCCCGTGGCAGAATGCAAAGCTTCCCAAGGAGTCTAAGGCCAGCGATAACAGACTAGGTTCTCTTTGTCTTTGCTGCATGTTCTTAGCAGTCtgagaatcacaggatcaccCAGTGTATGTCTTCTCTTCCTCATAGATTTCTTTGGTTGATGAGCTGAAGACTTGGTGCATGCTGAAGATTCAGAATCTGGAACTCAAGCTTTCTGGAGATTCCAGGTCATCAAGACCAAAATCAACTCTGTCCACATGCGAGTCTCTGACCGAGACACTGGACACTGAGAACAACCCCCACAGTGCCAAGGACTGCAGAGCCACCCAGCCCCTCCTGCCAGCTGAGGGCTCCCACCAGCACTCCTACATGGCGCTCCCAAACAGTCTCTTGGAAGACGGGGGAAGGAGCAGAGTCCCAGTGCCAGAGCAGAGCTTTGGACAGCAATTCTGCATTCAACAAGATGGCACCTCAGGTACAACCTTGTCAGGTACTTAGGTATCATAGTTATTCACAGGTGAGGTATTTAACTGAGGGATCCTTTTATTATCTGACTATATCCcgggctgcattaaaaaaggggtggtcagcagggagagggaggtgattggCCCCCTCTATttggctcttgtgaggccccatctgcagtactgcatctaGACCTGGGGCTCCCAGTacagagctcttggagtgaatccagagggccactaagatggccactttagcttggagaaaataaggctctggggagacctcactgtggccttctagtacttgaagggaacatataaacaggaggggaatggctgtttacaggggtggatagtgataggactagggggaatggttttaaactaagacaggggaggttcaggttacACATCAGGagagtttttcactcagagggtggtgacgcactggaacaggttgcccaaggaggctgtggatgccccatccctggaggcattcaaggccaggctggatgtggctctgagtagcctggtctggtggctggtgactctgcccacagcaagggggttgaaactggatgatcattgaggtccttttcaatccaggccattctgtgactaCTACCAAAGATATTAATTCTGTGTGCTTTCTCCTATCTATATGCAGAGTGTTTTGGGAATAGAATACACTTGAAGGCAGCCACTGGGAATATTTTAAGATATGGTTGTGTGGAATTACACTGACTCTTCCTAGTGCTGCCACTGTGTGTTTGAAACCAAGACCTTTTATGCTCCGAATAATGTTATCTACTTAAATTTCTCTAACTTTCCCTTCAGAGTTATTCCCATTCTAAATGCAGTGTATTGCATTTAGTGCTTTTCAGATGTATGGATCCAGTAACGGTAGGATCCAAGGATGTGAAACTGGAATACACACTTCCCTTGTTAAAATATAAACGACAGGGCTATAGAACAAATCTTAtgctttttctactttttaattGCTAGTTCATtatagaactggaaaaaaataccttaGCTGAGAACATTACATCCATTCTGGGATCGTGACCACCTGAGGATCTGGAACTCCTTGGTTCAAACAACTTCTCTGGTCAGGGAAgcttctgaggaaaaaagaaacaggaagaacaCAGATCCAGCTCAGGTCTCCAAAGCCAAGGACAATTTCTGTAAAATACATGGTATATACCCCCCAAAACATTACCTAAAGAGCACAGACATGGATATCGATACCCTACTAGATGAGAAAGGCAGAGGACTGTAGAAATCTTGCAGCAGAACTGACATGAGCAGCATCAGTTGTTATCTTTGCAAAACTTGCAGGATATCAAGTCTTGTAGAAGAAGGATGGGATTGATAAACAATGGTAGACACGTACTACTGTAGGAACCTTTGTTATGTGTCCTTTTGTGAAGACCTTTGATTGGTGGCAGTCTGCACAGTGCCCCTCTAAGTCTCTTTTCTCTTCATGGTCAGGCAATAGAATAATATGAACTAATACAAGCCTCTACAATGTACACATAGTGTGATGCATGGGAAATTGCACAAGACACTTCATGATACAAGGAATGCAAAAATAAGTGCTCGGAGCTTTTCtaaatatacatttttgttCCATAGGTGCAGAGCAACAGTTAGTCGTTTCTGGACCGGTACAATCTTCAGTCCCTGCTCAAGATGTCAGGCCAAAGGACAAAGCCGTTAGTGCCAGCACGTTCCACCGGttccagcaggagctgccctcctctgaactTTTGGGGTCCAAGTCAAGACACGTTCGGGTTCAAGCTGCTATGCAGCCCTTGACTGAACCTGCAAAGATGGAACCACAGAGCTGCTACTTCCTCAACAAAGGAACTCAGACAAAGAAATCCAGCAAGAGCGGGCAGTCGAGGCACAAAGCTCTGCACCACGGGGGGGCACCCcagagccaggagcagcagcactccaCTCTGCCTGTAGGCCAGTCACCGGGCCCTGCGCTCAGAGACACCTCACAGGCACTGGAGATTACTCAGTACTTCTTTGAGGCTGTTTCCACTCAGATGGAGAAGTGGTACGAACGGAAGATTGAAGAAGCCAGGTGCCAAGCTaatcagaaagcacagcaggacaAAGCTGCGCTTAAGGAACATATCAAAAGCTTGGAAGAGGAGCTCAGTAAATTAAGGACTAAGGTGCAGAAAGAAAGCTAGCATTCACCATGCAGGCC
This region of Excalfactoria chinensis isolate bCotChi1 chromosome 3, bCotChi1.hap2, whole genome shotgun sequence genomic DNA includes:
- the ANKRD6 gene encoding ankyrin repeat domain-containing protein 6 isoform X1 encodes the protein MTSSGLEWDYYEFNPAESSSVEYATPGANSFLLPANTESSYWDPSAISDWSMSIHTAHTSEIVKEKVVHVKEIKDEKDKKNQKRKARKEPRRSEREKEGDQTALHRAAVVGNTDVIASLIQEGCALDRQDKDGNTALHEACWHGFSQSAKVLVKAGANVLAKNKAGNTPLHLACQNSHSQSTRVLLLGGSRADLKNNAGDTCLHVAARYNHLPIVRVLLSAFCSVHEKNQAGDTALHVAAALNHRKVVKLLLEAGADTSVVNNAGQTPLEVARQHNNPEVALLLTKASQVSRFNRGRSLRKKRERLKEERRAQSVPRDEVVQSKGSVSAADDTQSSDQPAQGKTELKDEPRSTSPDPKGKKGKKKKPKEKVSALSDPISPADQQTLPRPQQNLPKRRSRHHCSSPPAPHEVRAYQLYTLYRGKDGKVMQAPINGCRCEPLINKLENQLEATVEEIKAEFGTVQDKMNIKLGQMESKTQHQLRVLDKLMAERLSAERTECLHRLQQHTELEKTEGEKRQISLVDELKTWCMLKIQNLELKLSGDSRSSRPKSTLSTCESLTETLDTENNPHSAKDCRATQPLLPAEGSHQHSYMALPNSLLEDGGRSRVPVPEQSFGQQFCIQQDGTSGAEQQLVVSGPVQSSVPAQDVRPKDKAVSASTFHRFQQELPSSELLGSKSRHVRVQAAMQPLTEPAKMEPQSCYFLNKGTQTKKSSKSGQSRHKALHHGGAPQSQEQQHSTLPVGQSPGPALRDTSQALEITQYFFEAVSTQMEKWYERKIEEARCQANQKAQQDKAALKEHIKSLEEELSKLRTKVQKES
- the ANKRD6 gene encoding ankyrin repeat domain-containing protein 6 isoform X4 — protein: MSQQDVVAVLSERLLIAAYKGQVDNVVQLINKGAKVAVTKHGRTPLHLAAHKGHLHVVQILLKAGCDLDIQDDGDQTALHRAAVVGNTDVIASLIQEGCALDRQDKDGNTALHEACWHGFSQSAKVLVKAGANVLAKNKAGNTPLHLACQNSHSQSTRVLLLGGSRADLKNNAGDTALHVAAALNHRKVVKLLLEAGADTSVVNNAGQTPLEVARQHNNPEVALLLTKASQVSRFNRGRSLRKKRERLKEERRAQSVPRDEVVQSKGSVSAADDTQSSDQPAQGKTELKDEPRSTSPDPKGKKGKKKKPKEKVSALSDPISPADQQTLPRPQQNLPKRRSRHHCSSPPAPHEVRAYQLYTLYRGKDGKVMQAPINGCRCEPLINKLENQLEATVEEIKAEFGTVQDKMNIKLGQMESKTQHQLRVLDKLMAERLSAERTECLHRLQQHTELEKTEGEKRQISLVDELKTWCMLKIQNLELKLSGDSRSSRPKSTLSTCESLTETLDTENNPHSAKDCRATQPLLPAEGSHQHSYMALPNSLLEDGGRSRVPVPEQSFGQQFCIQQDGTSGAEQQLVVSGPVQSSVPAQDVRPKDKAVSASTFHRFQQELPSSELLGSKSRHVRVQAAMQPLTEPAKMEPQSCYFLNKGTQTKKSSKSGQSRHKALHHGGAPQSQEQQHSTLPVGQSPGPALRDTSQALEITQYFFEAVSTQMEKWYERKIEEARCQANQKAQQDKAALKEHIKSLEEELSKLRTKVQKES
- the ANKRD6 gene encoding ankyrin repeat domain-containing protein 6 isoform X3: MTSSGLEWDYYEFNPAESSSVEYATPGANSFLLPANTESSYWDPSAISDWSMSIHTAHTSEIVKEKVVHVKEIKDEKDKKNQKRKARKEPRRSEREKEGDQTALHRAAVVGNTDVIASLIQEGCALDRQDKDGNTALHEACWHGFSQSAKVLVKAGANVLAKNKAGNTPLHLACQNSHSQSTRVLLLGGSRADLKNNAGDTALHVAAALNHRKVVKLLLEAGADTSVVNNAGQTPLEVARQHNNPEVALLLTKASQVSRFNRGRSLRKKRERLKEERRAQSVPRDEVVQSKGSVSAADDTQSSDQPAQGKTELKDEPRSTSPDPKGKKGKKKKPKEKVSALSDPISPADQQTLPRPQQNLPKRRSRHHCSSPPAPHEVRAYQLYTLYRGKDGKVMQAPINGCRCEPLINKLENQLEATVEEIKAEFGTVQDKMNIKLGQMESKTQHQLRVLDKLMAERLSAERTECLHRLQQHTELEKTEGEKRQISLVDELKTWCMLKIQNLELKLSGDSRSSRPKSTLSTCESLTETLDTENNPHSAKDCRATQPLLPAEGSHQHSYMALPNSLLEDGGRSRVPVPEQSFGQQFCIQQDGTSGAEQQLVVSGPVQSSVPAQDVRPKDKAVSASTFHRFQQELPSSELLGSKSRHVRVQAAMQPLTEPAKMEPQSCYFLNKGTQTKKSSKSGQSRHKALHHGGAPQSQEQQHSTLPVGQSPGPALRDTSQALEITQYFFEAVSTQMEKWYERKIEEARCQANQKAQQDKAALKEHIKSLEEELSKLRTKVQKES
- the ANKRD6 gene encoding ankyrin repeat domain-containing protein 6 isoform X2, giving the protein MSQQDVVAVLSERLLIAAYKGQVDNVVQLINKGAKVAVTKHGRTPLHLAAHKGHLHVVQILLKAGCDLDIQDDGDQTALHRAAVVGNTDVIASLIQEGCALDRQDKDGNTALHEACWHGFSQSAKVLVKAGANVLAKNKAGNTPLHLACQNSHSQSTRVLLLGGSRADLKNNAGDTCLHVAARYNHLPIVRVLLSAFCSVHEKNQAGDTALHVAAALNHRKVVKLLLEAGADTSVVNNAGQTPLEVARQHNNPEVALLLTKASQVSRFNRGRSLRKKRERLKEERRAQSVPRDEVVQSKGSVSAADDTQSSDQPAQGKTELKDEPRSTSPDPKGKKGKKKKPKEKVSALSDPISPADQQTLPRPQQNLPKRRSRHHCSSPPAPHEVRAYQLYTLYRGKDGKVMQAPINGCRCEPLINKLENQLEATVEEIKAEFGTVQDKMNIKLGQMESKTQHQLRVLDKLMAERLSAERTECLHRLQQHTELEKTEGEKRQISLVDELKTWCMLKIQNLELKLSGDSRSSRPKSTLSTCESLTETLDTENNPHSAKDCRATQPLLPAEGSHQHSYMALPNSLLEDGGRSRVPVPEQSFGQQFCIQQDGTSGAEQQLVVSGPVQSSVPAQDVRPKDKAVSASTFHRFQQELPSSELLGSKSRHVRVQAAMQPLTEPAKMEPQSCYFLNKGTQTKKSSKSGQSRHKALHHGGAPQSQEQQHSTLPVGQSPGPALRDTSQALEITQYFFEAVSTQMEKWYERKIEEARCQANQKAQQDKAALKEHIKSLEEELSKLRTKVQKES